In Lachnospiraceae bacterium, the DNA window GTTTCCAGGATTGGAATGCTCTCAGGCTCTCCATACGTTGCCGCTGTGGACGAAAAGACGATCTTGTCAATTCCATGAGCCACCATGCTCTCCAAAAGCACCTCGGTACCGCATAAATTATTACTGTAATACTTAAGCGGGTCCTTCATGCTTTCCCCGACCTGGGAACTTGCTGCAAAGTGAATGACACCGTCGATATCTTCTTTTTCAAATACAGAATCCATAAAAGCTCTGTCCCGGATATCACCCTGGTAAAATTTAGCTTCTGGATGAACAGCTTTCCTAAATCCAGATTGTCAGATTAAAATTTGCATAGAAATAATCACCTAAATATACATGCTTCCCGTAAGACATATGGAGCCCATCTTCGATATACACATGATCCCCACAAGAACCAAGCAGTTCCTTTAAAATTTTTAGCCGCCGATCCTAATCTCCCGGTCTGCAGTGATTATAATCAAACATCAATTCTTTGCAGTCTTTCCGCTCATTTTCCAGGCGTTCTTCTATCTCCTGATTGACCGGATCTACATGCCCGGATTCATAAAACAGCATGCCTGCTTTTATACGTTCTTCCAGATTCATTTTTCATTCCCCATACAATACACAGATGTTTCCATTTCGTTTCACACGATGGTCATTTTTCCGGTTGCGCGGAGGCTTAACAGATGGCAAAGGAATAGGAAATAACATTTTCTGCATTGATGCGGTATGCTTCCTCCACGTCACTTCCCCAGCTGTCAATTCCACCAACACCTCTTACTGCGCCACAAACGCACAGAACAGTCCTTCTTGCCGGCGGCAGTTCTTCATAGTGTGTTGCGTTTTCAATCTCTTCTGCTGTATATGGCAGGCAGGAAAAAGCAAACGGCTCGTCTGTTTTTTCAATTTTTAAGATCTGCAAAGAATAATCCCTTCTGCTGTTATCAAGACTCGTATATCTCGCAACCTCCAGCCAGTCCGTATCCATATGCATTCCACAATCCTGCGGAACAAGGTATGGGGTAAGGCTTAAATCACTCACCTGATATACCCCTTTTACAGCGCCTGCTTTCCGGTCCGGATAGGTTTCTCCGGATAAGCCCTCATACATGTAGCTGTCTGCAAGTGTCGGCATAATGAATCTCATGCCAAACACAGGAAGCTCCGGGAGACCCTTTACTCCGTGGTATTCTACATCCACCCTGATTTTTCCGTTTCCGGTCACAGTATAGCTTACCAGAACCGTCGCGGAAGGATTGCTGATGGTCTTATAGGTGAATTTTACAATGATCTCATTTGCAGATACATCGCCCCCATAGATATTATTGTCCGGAGCATACTGCTTCTGCATTTCACCGTCCATGATGACTTCGACATTCTGACAGTCGATAAACGTATCTGCTGCCATCCAGCTGCCGCTTTTAATATGGAATTTGCTTCCCCGGTCATTATCTGTCAGTGCTCTCCAGAAGGTCGGCTTCGGGCAACGGTACAGCCATTCATAGCCGTTTTTTACAATAGACTCCAGACCGCCCTGAGCATAAGAGAACGTATAGTCGAACCCTTTTCCGTGTACACCGAGCACATAGTCACCATAAACCACTCTCAATTTCCCATTATCTGTATAAACCATAATAATACCTCACTTCCTGCATAGCCGGCTTCTCCACACGGTTTGCAAATACAATTCCATCTCCTGAAAATTCATAATCGGAAGGTCTGTCATCAAAGTCTCCACCATAGCGGAGCACTTCTTTCCCCGTAACTTCATCCTTCACATAAAGTGCCTGATCAATAAAGTCCCAGATAAATCCACCATGGTACATGTCATATTTATCAATCAGGTGCATATAGGTGCCAAGTCCACCCATGGAGTTTCCCATGTCATGCATGAACTCACATAAGAGGTAAGGCTTCTTCGGATCATTGTCCAAATATTCTTCGATCTCATACGGCTTTGCATACATACGGCTTTCCACATCGGAAATTGTGTCTTCATAAGCTCTGTTATAGAAGGAGCTTTCATAATGGATCAGGCGGCCGTCTTGTTTCTCTTTATAATAGGTGTTCATGGTCTCGATATCATCCCCAGCATAGGACTCATTTCCCAGGGACCAGAATAAAATGGCGGTATGGTTTTTAAACGTTTCAAAGTTGCTTCTGGCTCTGTCTACCACAGCCTCTTTCCACTGCGGGATTGATCCCGGCACGTTGCAGGAAGGTTCGATCGCACCAAGCTTCTGGAAGGTTCCGTGGCTTTCTAAGTTGTTTTCAGCCATCATATAGATTCCTGCTGCGTCGCACATATAATACCACGGGATCTGATCCGGATAATGGCAGGTGCGCACGGCATTGATATTATTTCTTAAGATGCATTCAATATCGGACTTCATTTCGTTCATACTGATGCAGCGGCCTGTTTTAGGGCTCCACTCGTGACGGTTCACACCGGTCAGGACCAGGCGTTTCCCATTTAAATGGATCACCTTGTCGATCACATCGATCCGTCTAAAGCCGATGTCATACGGTACTACTTCAGCCAGATTTCCGCTTTCATCCGTCAGCTCCACATATGCATGATACAGATATGGGTGATGGTTGTCCCAGGCTTTTACCTGCGCATCATCTGTCTGAATTTCTTCAGTGTAGATTCCGTTTTTCTCCTGCAGGGCAGCAGATTTTTCCAGCACAACACTGCCTTCCTGATCCTTTAACACAAACCGGGCATTGATCTTCCGGTTCTCTGGTGCGGATACTTTCAGATTTACGGATAATTTGCCGCTCGCATTATCCTTATACAATTCCGGGCGGAACCACACATCCTCCAGATGAATCTTAGGAACCGCACGCAGGGTAACATTTCTGAAAATTCCAAAAAAGCGGAAGAAATCCTGATCTTCCAGAAATGCTGCCGTACTCATCTTATGCACCTGTACCGCCAGTACATTGCCCTTTTCCCGGATGAATGGTGTCAGATCAAACTCGGAAGGAGTAAAGCTGTCCTCTGCATATCCTACGAACTGACCGTTCAGCCACAGATACATTGCCTCTTCCACGCCTTCAAAGCAGATACGGACTCTCTTGGAACACAGCTCCGGATCCAGATCAAAGCGTTTGATATAGGAACCTACCGGATTATACTCAGCTTCGCTGAACATTCCGGCTCCGTCTCCGGTGCTCTCCATACTGTAGGCGCCTCTGCGGTATTCTTTTCCCTCCCATGGGTACATGGTATTGATGTAGCGGATCTTATCATATCCAGCCAGTTCAATATGGCCCGGCACCATAATCTTATCAAAGTTTTTCGCATCAAAATCCTCTTCATAGAAGTTTTCCGGTCTGCTCTTAACATTCTTACTGAAAGCAAATTCCCACTGTCCATTTAAAGACTGGATTAGTGCATTTTCCTTCTTTTCCAGTGCTTCATAGCTTTCATAATAAGTATGATCGCTGTGCGCTTCCAGCTGATTTACCCGGAATACTTCCGGATTATCCAACCATTTCATATCTGCATTCATGTTCTATCTTCTCCTTTTCTAAAATAAGCCCCTAAAGAAAACTTTAGAGGCTATTGATTTATGATTCCTGCATATTTTCAATTAATTCGCGGTTTGCACCCTCCACATTCAAGAAAGAAAGGATAACCGTAATGATGATATCAAAGATAAATGGCAGCCAGAGGTACATAAAATACATCATTTTGATACAGCTGGCCGGCTGAACCGCGTTGTCCATATTGATATATCCACTGATGTCAAGCAGCCATCCGGAAAGAGCAATACCGATACCACCGCCAAGTTTTATACCCATGGAAGTGCATGAGAACATGGAACCATCAATACGTTTTCCGCTCTTTAAATAGGTATACTCGGAACACTGTGCAATAACAGCACTCATATCTCCCTGCCACGGACCTTCACCTAAGGAGGTCATTGCGATAAATAACAACATCAACGGGATACTTCCCATATAACCTGCAAACACTACCAACAGACGGGAGAAGCTTGCAAATACATAGCTGTATTTGTTCAGCTTGTACATTCCATTTGTCTTTGCTACCAGCATTGGTGTGATCGCCAGAGCAATGATCAGAGGGATATTGTTAGCCCAGGAGAACACACCAAATAAATTCTTATTTAAAAGAACATAGGTCATAAAGAAAATTCCCACATTAACCATTGCTGCACGAAGCTGCTGCAGAATGTAGATCACACAAATCATGGAAAAATACTTGTTCTCAAACAGCAGCTTTACAGTCTGCTTGAAAGAAAGCTTATCATCCTCAATCCCCATAGAACCATTAGATTTCAATTCTTCTTCCGGAAGTTCTTTTACGGAAAATACAGCAAGCGTATTGGTGATGATACCGATCACACAGTAAATGAGCGCAATGATTCTCCATGCTGTTGCACCGTTACCAAGAAGCTCAACTGCTCCTACAGTAATAGACTGAATTGCAAGGTTTGTACCAAAGGAAAACATGAAACGGAAAGAACCCATCTGCACTCGTTCTTTACTGTTCTTTGTTACCAGAGAAGTCAGTGCTGCATATGCGATGTTATTTGCCGTATAGAATACTGCGTTTAACAGGGTATAGCAAATAAAGAACCAGGCATACTGCGCAGTTTTACCCATATTAGTAGGGATCGCAAAAACTCCGTAGAGCGTGATAGCACAGCCAAAGAAACCATAAAACATCCAGGGTCTTGCCTTACCCATTTTGCTCTTTGTCCGGTCGATCATGGTTCCAAAAAAAATATCCGTTATACCATCAAATAATTTGGATACTGCAATTAATGTGCCAACGATTCCTGAATTTAAGCCAATTGTATTTGTCAGGTAAATCATGACAAAAGATGACAGGAACGCATAAACTAAGTTTCCTGCAATATCACCGCTTCCGTACCCCACTTTGTTATGCCATTTCAGGTATGTCTTCTCTTCCATTTTAATCCTCTTTTCATATAATAGTCTTTGTCATCCTGCCTTTTCAATACGTTGTAACTACTATACAAAAATGCGTGGGAAAACTCCATATCTTTTATGAGACAGAATATGCACAAAATGATAGGGGGTTACATACTCCCACCACTTAGCCAACACTTGAAGTGTGAGCTTTTCGTTCGATTGCCCTATAGGGCAAAGCATAAGCGAGTTATCCCCGTGTGTCCCACAGTTTTATTAGACATTATGATATTATGGAATTTCTTCCGCAAGGATCAGAAATTAAATGGGCAATTCACTGTGAACATATCAAAATTTATGCAAACGATAGGATTACTTTCATTATCCCTGCCAATACCATGACCCAAATAGGATTCATTCTTGTTTTCCGCAATAAAGCTACACATATAATAAAAATTAAAACCATAACCCATTTTGTTTTAACAAAGGTAACCGTACCATTTCCCCAAAAAGCCGTCATAAGAATCAAAATTCCCGCTGACGCTATCATTGCTACTACTGCAGGGCGAAGTGAATGCAATACCTCCTGCATCATATCCACGCTTCTATACTTTAGATACAATTTTGCTAACACGGTTACAATAATACAGGACGGCAAAATGCATCCAAACGTAGCGACCACTGCCCCGAGTACACCTGCAATCTTGAGTCCTACAAAAGTTGCCGAATTAACTGCAATAGGTCCGGGGGTCATCTGCGATATTGTAATAAGATCTGTAAATTCTGACATGGTAAGCCACCTATGGTTAGTAACTACCTGACTCTGAATCAACGGCATAGCTGCATATCCACCGCCAAAACTGAATATTCCGACCTGAATAAAGCTCAAGAATAATTGTAAATACATCATTTTACGCTTCTCCTTTTTAATAGAAGTGTGCGTATTACACCAATTACCCCACATGCTATTACAATATACACTACATTTACGCTAAACACGCATGCTGCAATAAATGCTACACACATAATGATCAAAGACAGATGGTTCTTCTCTTTAACAATTGGTGCTGCCATATCCACCGTGACAGATGCTATTACTGCACCCACCCCTGCCTGCATTCCTTCAAGCAACTGGCTGATCAACCAATCGCTTTTAAACGCATTATAAAATATAGATACTACTGTCAAAACAATAAAAGGTGGCAGAATGGTTCCCAGAATTGTTATGAATATTCCCACAACACCCGCCAGTTTATAACCTACAACGATTGCTCCGTTTACCGCAATGGCCCCGGGGGAGGATTGTGCTATTGCCACTAAATCAAGCATTTCATTTTCTTCTATCCAATGGTATTCATCTACAAATTTATTTTTCATCAGCGTAACAATGACATATCCACCACCGAAAGTAAACGCACTTAAATATAGCGTAGATATGAACAGTTTCCATAATATTGTTTTCCGCTTTTTTTCGTCCATAAATCTCTCTCAACAGTTTTAAGACTTTAACTTTTATATATAACCAGCAGAAAATGATGCGAATTTTATAAACCTCAAATCATCGCATCATTTTCCTTATTTTCTTTTTTCTAAATCACTTTAATGCTGCATAATCTGCATCTGTGTAGTCTTTTGTCACATCCCAGTTAGGAAACTCCAAGGAACTATAATCCATTCCTACTGCCTCCGATGCGCGTTTCCATTCTGTAGTTGTATCATCTGCCAGTGTTTTTAATGCGCTACTATAATCGGTAAGACTCTGGGAAATAATGCCTTGCACAATTGCACCTAAGCTAGGCTGCACGTCTTTTACTTCTGCATAGAAATCATTTGCCTTTTCATCTCTTTTTACTAAAGTAGGTACTACCCTAGATGTTTCTTCAGCAATAGTATAATACTCCTTCATATGTTCATTCGTCATATATTTTTCGTTGATTTCAGGAATACAAGAAACAAAACTTCCGCTTTCTACATTGCTCTGCTGGTATCCATACCGTTCATCATATAATGCCATTAAATATTCAGCCGCTTCCTTGGGATGTTTAGATTGTTTATAGATGCCCATCCAAGGAGACAATTCGCCCGCCTGAACATAAGTATTTGTTACCCCATCAGGAACAGGAACTGCCATAACTCCATATTTGAGGTCAGGATAATTTGCATCCCACTGGGATACACACCACATTCCTTGGCAGAGAAATGCTGCTTGTCCCTGTGCAAACAATTCTCTTGCTTCTGGTGCACTCACGTTAATGGTATCCGGATGAATACTTCCATCATCTACCAATCCTTTAATAAGGCCAAGCGCTTCATTCATTTCCTTACTATCGTAAGGTGCCACTCCATTATCTGTCAGTACCTTCTGCGTTGCAGCCACCTTACCGCCAGCTGCAGCAGCCAGAGATCTTGCCATAACATCCATGCGGTTCATCTGCTTGCCCCCATCGATCAGGCCATAAATGTTTCCATTCCCCATCTCGGTCACTTTTTTGCAAGCTTCTCTAAACTCCGAATAAGTTTTAGGTATCTCATTTACGCCTGCCTGCTCCAAGATGCTCTTATTGTAGAAAAATAGGCACTGAATTATCGGCATTTGTTCGGTAACAGTATACCATTCATCCCCAATATCCGTAACTCCTTCTGCAAAAGCTGCCGGATCAAATTTTTCTCTAAAATCATCTGTTACATAGTCATTAATCGGCTGAAACCAGCCCTCTTCTACTGCAGTATCTAGTGTAAGACCTACCGGAATGGGAAACAGGTCAGGACCTTCCCCTGATTTGATCATTGTAACGATAGTATTCTTGAACTGATCTACCGTAAGCATGGTGTATTCAATTTTAATATTAGGATGTGTTTCCTCAAATTTCTTATGAAACTCTTCTCTCTGTGCTGCAGACCCATCACTCCAATCTACAACTTGAAGCGTTATCTGTCCATCCGTTTTCTCTTCCTCTTTTGATGCAACACCTGTATTTTCACTGGCGCCGTTCCCATTCGCATTCCCGGTTGACGGCATTGCCCCACATCCTGCCAATGTTGTCACTGCCATTGCAGCAGCCAGCAACGATACTGTCATTTTTTTTAATCTCATTCCTAATTCTCCTCTCTTATATGTGATTTGGTGGATTGTTCTTATCAACTCTTAACAGCTCCAGCAATTCCCTCTACAAAATGCTTTTGCATAAAAATGAATAATATAATGATCGGTATTACAGCAATCGAACCGCCAGCTGCAATTCCTGTCCAATCAACCGTGTTTTCCCCTTTAAATGCATATAAGCCAACTGCCAATGTTCTGGAAGATGGGTTATTCAGTGTCAACACTAAAGGAATCATAAAAGCGTTCCATGCCCAAATAGTTTCCATAATAACAACTGTCGTTGCAACAGGCTTACACAGCCTCATCATAATGTAATAAAACGTCTGAAAATAATTACATCCATCTATTTTAGACGCCTCTTCCAACTCTTTCGGTACGGATTGGAAAAAACTGGTGAACAGTAACAGAAAGATAACATGTGCTCCACCGGCCTGAGATAGGATCAATCCCAGCTTAGTACCTACCAGATTCATCCCTTTGACAACTTCATAGGTTGGAATGATTGTACTTACCAGTGGAATTGCAATGCTTCCCAAAAATACCGCCATACAAATATTTCTTCCAACAAATTTGTAACGTCCCATGGCGTATCCAGCCGTCATAGTCATAATTAAAACTATAATGACCGAAAATACAGTTACAATAATAGTGTTAATGAA includes these proteins:
- a CDS encoding beta-galactosidase small subunit — encoded protein: MVYTDNGKLRVVYGDYVLGVHGKGFDYTFSYAQGGLESIVKNGYEWLYRCPKPTFWRALTDNDRGSKFHIKSGSWMAADTFIDCQNVEVIMDGEMQKQYAPDNNIYGGDVSANEIIVKFTYKTISNPSATVLVSYTVTGNGKIRVDVEYHGVKGLPELPVFGMRFIMPTLADSYMYEGLSGETYPDRKAGAVKGVYQVSDLSLTPYLVPQDCGMHMDTDWLEVARYTSLDNSRRDYSLQILKIEKTDEPFAFSCLPYTAEEIENATHYEELPPARRTVLCVCGAVRGVGGIDSWGSDVEEAYRINAENVISYSFAIC
- a CDS encoding beta-galactosidase is translated as MNADMKWLDNPEVFRVNQLEAHSDHTYYESYEALEKKENALIQSLNGQWEFAFSKNVKSRPENFYEEDFDAKNFDKIMVPGHIELAGYDKIRYINTMYPWEGKEYRRGAYSMESTGDGAGMFSEAEYNPVGSYIKRFDLDPELCSKRVRICFEGVEEAMYLWLNGQFVGYAEDSFTPSEFDLTPFIREKGNVLAVQVHKMSTAAFLEDQDFFRFFGIFRNVTLRAVPKIHLEDVWFRPELYKDNASGKLSVNLKVSAPENRKINARFVLKDQEGSVVLEKSAALQEKNGIYTEEIQTDDAQVKAWDNHHPYLYHAYVELTDESGNLAEVVPYDIGFRRIDVIDKVIHLNGKRLVLTGVNRHEWSPKTGRCISMNEMKSDIECILRNNINAVRTCHYPDQIPWYYMCDAAGIYMMAENNLESHGTFQKLGAIEPSCNVPGSIPQWKEAVVDRARSNFETFKNHTAILFWSLGNESYAGDDIETMNTYYKEKQDGRLIHYESSFYNRAYEDTISDVESRMYAKPYEIEEYLDNDPKKPYLLCEFMHDMGNSMGGLGTYMHLIDKYDMYHGGFIWDFIDQALYVKDEVTGKEVLRYGGDFDDRPSDYEFSGDGIVFANRVEKPAMQEVRYYYGLYR
- a CDS encoding glycoside-pentoside-hexuronide (GPH):cation symporter, with the protein product MEEKTYLKWHNKVGYGSGDIAGNLVYAFLSSFVMIYLTNTIGLNSGIVGTLIAVSKLFDGITDIFFGTMIDRTKSKMGKARPWMFYGFFGCAITLYGVFAIPTNMGKTAQYAWFFICYTLLNAVFYTANNIAYAALTSLVTKNSKERVQMGSFRFMFSFGTNLAIQSITVGAVELLGNGATAWRIIALIYCVIGIITNTLAVFSVKELPEEELKSNGSMGIEDDKLSFKQTVKLLFENKYFSMICVIYILQQLRAAMVNVGIFFMTYVLLNKNLFGVFSWANNIPLIIALAITPMLVAKTNGMYKLNKYSYVFASFSRLLVVFAGYMGSIPLMLLFIAMTSLGEGPWQGDMSAVIAQCSEYTYLKSGKRIDGSMFSCTSMGIKLGGGIGIALSGWLLDISGYINMDNAVQPASCIKMMYFMYLWLPFIFDIIITVILSFLNVEGANRELIENMQES
- a CDS encoding chromate transporter, producing the protein MMYLQLFLSFIQVGIFSFGGGYAAMPLIQSQVVTNHRWLTMSEFTDLITISQMTPGPIAVNSATFVGLKIAGVLGAVVATFGCILPSCIIVTVLAKLYLKYRSVDMMQEVLHSLRPAVVAMIASAGILILMTAFWGNGTVTFVKTKWVMVLIFIICVALLRKTRMNPIWVMVLAGIMKVILSFA
- a CDS encoding chromate transporter — its product is MDEKKRKTILWKLFISTLYLSAFTFGGGYVIVTLMKNKFVDEYHWIEENEMLDLVAIAQSSPGAIAVNGAIVVGYKLAGVVGIFITILGTILPPFIVLTVVSIFYNAFKSDWLISQLLEGMQAGVGAVIASVTVDMAAPIVKEKNHLSLIIMCVAFIAACVFSVNVVYIVIACGVIGVIRTLLLKRRSVK
- a CDS encoding extracellular solute-binding protein, which translates into the protein MRLKKMTVSLLAAAMAVTTLAGCGAMPSTGNANGNGASENTGVASKEEEKTDGQITLQVVDWSDGSAAQREEFHKKFEETHPNIKIEYTMLTVDQFKNTIVTMIKSGEGPDLFPIPVGLTLDTAVEEGWFQPINDYVTDDFREKFDPAAFAEGVTDIGDEWYTVTEQMPIIQCLFFYNKSILEQAGVNEIPKTYSEFREACKKVTEMGNGNIYGLIDGGKQMNRMDVMARSLAAAAGGKVAATQKVLTDNGVAPYDSKEMNEALGLIKGLVDDGSIHPDTINVSAPEARELFAQGQAAFLCQGMWCVSQWDANYPDLKYGVMAVPVPDGVTNTYVQAGELSPWMGIYKQSKHPKEAAEYLMALYDERYGYQQSNVESGSFVSCIPEINEKYMTNEHMKEYYTIAEETSRVVPTLVKRDEKANDFYAEVKDVQPSLGAIVQGIISQSLTDYSSALKTLADDTTTEWKRASEAVGMDYSSLEFPNWDVTKDYTDADYAALK
- a CDS encoding carbohydrate ABC transporter permease — protein: MHIVKSIIKHALLLCVGFFWIYPFLWMISASFKGQNEFFQNRLGLIPLVPTIDNFIRIWQKADFGTYFINTIIVTVFSVIIVLIMTMTAGYAMGRYKFVGRNICMAVFLGSIAIPLVSTIIPTYEVVKGMNLVGTKLGLILSQAGGAHVIFLLLFTSFFQSVPKELEEASKIDGCNYFQTFYYIMMRLCKPVATTVVIMETIWAWNAFMIPLVLTLNNPSSRTLAVGLYAFKGENTVDWTGIAAGGSIAVIPIIILFIFMQKHFVEGIAGAVKS